A DNA window from Camelina sativa cultivar DH55 chromosome 13, Cs, whole genome shotgun sequence contains the following coding sequences:
- the LOC104736381 gene encoding protein bicaudal C homolog 1-like, producing MAELQSVEGHQINGGFISPAIITSAEAPETSAAATVSVGSKRLRRPSVRLGDIGGDQYHHQHVVAAYDSPHVRRPKWRPSSGGGGGNRKEPSNQSGRTTSSSRTRAMTNLSSGYENAGTLDEDPIAIGSWRVKKWVKSSGGGETATMTTTTTNTTASAKRVRSNWAGRNDGVEQGDEKLSGEEEEDDEEEEEEEEEEDELGEEGFRDFSREDSESPMKERTQENRRRYDVELSGDWQSGGRGREGVKIWLQELGLGRYWPMFEMHEVDEQVLPLLTLEDLKDMGINAVGSRRKMYCAIQKLGREFS from the coding sequence ATGGCCGAGCTACAGTCAGTAGAAGGTCACCAGATTAACGGCGGATTTATCTCGCCGGCGATAATAACATCCGCCGAAGCACCGGAAACATCCGCCGCCGCCACAGTTTCAGTCGGATCGAAACGATTGAGAAGACCTAGCGTTAGGTTAGGAGACATCGGCGGCGACCAGTACCACCACCAACACGTTGTCGCGGCTTACGATTCGCCGCACGTGCGTCGGCCGAAATGGAGGCCgagtagtggtggtggtggtgggaacAGGAAGGAGCCGAGTAATCAGAGTGGGAGGACGACGTCTTCGTCTAGGACGAGAGCTATGACGAATTTGAGCTCCGGTTACGAGAACGCCGGAACCCTAGATGAAGATCCGATTGCGATTGGGAGTTGGCGGGTTAAGAAATGGGTCAAATCATCCGGTGGTGGAGAGACCGCGAccatgacgacgacgacgacgaataCCACAGCTTCAGCGAAGCGAGTTCGGTCTAATTGGGCGGGGAGAAACGATGGCGTAGAGCAAGGTGATGAGAAACtgagtggagaagaagaggaagatgatgaagaagaagaagaagaagaagaagaggaagatgaattGGGAGAAGAAGGGTTTAGGGATTTTAGCAGAGAAGATTCGGAGAGTCCGATGAAAGAACGAACGCAGGAGAATAGGAGAAGGTACGATGTTGAGTTGTCAGGAGATTGGCAAAgcggtgggagaggaagagaaggtgTTAAGATATGGTTACAAGAGTTAGGGTTAGGGAGGTATTGGCCTATGTTTGAGATGCATGAAGTTGATGAACAAGTCTTACCGTTGTTGACTTTGGAGGATCTTAAAGATATGGGGATCAATGCTGTTGGGTCGAGGAGGAAGATGTATTGTGCTATTCAGAAGCTTGGGAGAGAGTTCTCGTGA